The segment TTCTACTATTCAAGTATAAATCTCTCTTTCCTTTTAGAAGTTGCAGGCAGCAAttcatattcttttattttatgataGCTCTAACTGCCATTGGGTTCCTTAGGTACCATCTTATCTGGAGGCAGGGGAAAAGATTGTGATAAACACCGAGGATGATTCTTTTGTCAAGAGGTAAGTAAAGCCAactccttatatatatatatataaaatgtcaGATGGTTATATAAGCTTTGCTTCACagtcctcttcttctttcttttttttttttattacaggGACAACAAATGAAATAATCAAATGCTGCCTTCTATGGAGGAAGAAGCTAAAATTGGATCATGTTGACAAGCGTTTCAAAGAAAGATTAGGATGCTATTATAAATGTTATTCAAGTTCTCATAATCTGTGAACACCTCCATTGATTAAGGTGTTACAAATTCTATATAGAGATTTACAAAGTGAGGGATAAGTTTTACAGCTTCTCTTAAAACATGTGTGTCTTACTGTCTTTCAATAAAAGCGAGGGCTTTGATCAAAACTTAGATATGTGATCAATGGCAAACTCTCAGTCACAGTCATTGTCTCAGAATTTGAAGAAGCATATAAGATATTTaagatttcaaaaaataaaacctGAAGTGGGTTGTAAGGAGAAGGAGCATCTCTCCATTGTCGTGTTGTGTTGCCCAAATCTTCTAAATCGAAGCTTGTGGTTACCGACAGATTTGGTTGTGTAGCGTTTGTACCTCATTGCAAAACAGCAActgaaataaccaaaaataaaacgaatcaaactttttttttttgaacacggCGAATCAAAACTtcataattgaaaaaaaaaacttccttTGTCTTGTCATATCGAAGCATCAAAACAAATGGTTTCGTTTCCAGTGAAGCCACTCTTCGTCGTGGTCTTGactttctctctcctcctcGCCGTGATCCTGCTATCTCCGTCGCCTCAGTTCGTGAATACTCCAATCTCCTCTGCTTCTTTGCTGTAAGCGGCTCGTGGTCTTGGATCAACAAACGCTTAGATCAATTCGAAATGTTAGATATTTAGCTGGGTGTATCATTGGATCCGGAATCTAGATAGGCGTAGTACAGGATGATACTAAAACTAGCTTTAAAGTTTCCAGCTTTATTCAGATACAGGACCAAAAATATTCGAACTTGTGGCTTTCTTGGCTctgttttatcttttttgtAGAAGATATATAACTTGAATATATGTCTTGTGCTTCAGTGATTTTGATATATGGAGTGTCAAGAGGTTAGCAGAGTGGCGTCCTTGCAAATGGTGGTTACAAGCTCATCTCACTCGTATGGTTCCCTTTTTCTCTATCCTTTTAAGTAGCAGCGACTCCTGTGTTAGATCTTGAATGTGAATATATACTAGTAGTAGCTTTAGATGGTTTTGTTCAGATATAAGGAAGGCATTGCTTGTTGTTTTTTTGGCTGAACTTCTCTGTTTCTTTATTCTGAGTCCAAAAGAATACTTTTGAACGGCTTTCATTGCAGACCTCTGCTTTGGTTTTTTGTTCAGCTCTACCTGCGAAAACCAATGGATACATCCGCATTGATTGCTTTGGCGGCCTCAATCAGATGCGACGCGATGTAAGTTCTTGAACCAATATACTTTTAACTGTTATTTCTTACTTTATCATCATAAGTATTCATTGATTCTTGCAGTTGTGTGATGGTGTTGGAATAGCCCGTATATTAAATGCCACACTTGTTTTACCCAAATTTGAGGTTGCTGCCTATTGGAACGAGTCAAGGTAAGTATATAACCTCTTAACATCTTTTTAAGTTTGTCTTTAGTCTACTTACTCTCTTGTTAacaaattgatattttttttatgcaGTGGATTTGGAGATGTGTTTGATGTAGACTACTTCATTCAAAAGATGAATGGCTTCATCAAAGTTGCCAAGGATCTTCCTGCAGATGTAGCATCCAAAGAGCCGTTCAGAGTAGACTGCAGCAAAAGGAAAGGTCAATTCGATTACAGAGAAAGCATTCTCCCACTGTTATTAAAACATCATTACATTTCTTTAACACCTGCAATGAGCCAGCGCAGAGACAGGTAACATGGATGGGGGTGTGGTCTCCGTTTTGTGGAATTTTTATACTTTCTTATTCTCAGCATTGGTTTTGTTACGTTTCAGGTACCCTCAATACGCAAAAGCCACGCTCTGTCAAGCTTGTTACTCAGCTCTACGTCTCACTAGCTCCTTGGAGAAGAAGGCTCTCGAGCTTTTAGATGCCATACCCAAACCTTTTCTGTCACTTCACCTTAGGTTTGAGCCTGACATGGTAGCATACAGCCGTTGTGAATACCCAAACCTATCTCCTTCCTCGCTTGCCGCTATCAAAGCTGCTGGACTAGACAAAAAACCATGGACAGGAGATTTAGCTCAGAGCTGGAGAAAGCGAGGCAAGTGTCCTCTGACTCCTAACGAAACCGCCTTGATGTTTCAGTCGCTGAGAATCCCAACAGCCACAAACATATACTTAGCAGCTGGAGACGGTCTGATGGAGATGGAAGGTTTCACATCCGTTTACACAAAAGTGTTCACCAAGTCTGCTCTGCTGAACCGTGAAGATTTCACGAGAATGCATGGGAACACAAAAGCTGCGTTGGATTATTATGTTTCCATCAACAGCGATGCCTATGTAGCTACTTactttggaaacatggataagaTGGTTGCAGCGATGCGAGCTTATGGAGGGATGCATAAAACTCTGTTCCTGAGTAGGAAGGCGTTTGCTGAGCTGACTTCTCAGGGACTTGAAGAGGAAGAGCTGAAGAAAGGTCTCTTGGAGGTTCACAAGAGTGATTTTGAAAGTGGCAGAGGGTCTGCATTGCCTGACTGTTTCTGTGAATTCAGGCTGTAATTTTCAGACACaagttatagttttttttttgggcactGAGTGGAAGGGAAGTCACAGGCAATGTTGTTTAAAAGAATTGTTATAAAAGCGTTTTGCTAATTTACCAAAACttaatacatttattaaatttgggTTATAAGATTCTAAAATTCAATCATAAAattggttttgtttctttggTTTAAGGAATGAGTTCAAAAGATGACGAGGGTTGCACTTGCAGGAGCCACTTCCCCACACCATAGACCCGTCTTTATGTATTGTTGTCTCAGTCTTTGGATGTTATAACGAGCAGACCCAATGCACCGATGAGTATATACTGAAAGAAGAGAACATAAACAAGagattatatatacatatctctAATCAAAAACCATAAACATTACATAATCGCAGAGGCCTGTGTAAGAAGATTGTACCTTGATGATAGGCTTTTCTGTCATGATAATAGTAACCCATCCAACATAAGGCaagaacctgaaaaaaaaatacaaaaaggaaAACCATTTACTACTATTGCCCTTATCCTACCATCATCAGTGTGAGATCATGCGGTTTCTTTTTTAGAGTATACTTACGCAACAGCTCTGCCCATTATATGGTGACGATGAAGCCACATTTGTCCATCAGCATAGAGACCGATGTCATCCACCTCATTGTTGTCACCTGGAAAATCCAAAGGTTAATCCATGAAATATACACAGTTTACTGTAAATGGGTAGTAACAAAAGTAGCACCTTTTGTTAGAACATCAACTGCTCCAGTAGTTTTCCTCTCATGAACCTGTAATGTGTCATAAGGAGTATATCTTTAATACTTTTGTCTCCAGAGAtgataatgagaaaaaaaaaacaaaacattactTCGATTGCACGATGGACGATGGGTATATCACGACCCTGAAAGAAGAAACATAAACCAATTAGGAGAggcaaacacacacacacacacgaacACAAAGCAGCGCCCACCACTTACATCAATTTTGAAAACAACAATCTCGCCTGTTCTAATGGGCTCTTTGGTCATGGTCAAGAACAATATATCCCCCTGTCACATACATTTTTGCCCTCAAAactgattacaaaaaaaaaaaaattaatttcaatagCAAGGAATAAAAAAGAAGCAAACACTAACTCTCTGAAAGCCAGGTTCCATGCTTCCAGAGAGAACAACAACAACTGGAGATTCAGTGCCAGTCACACACATCAACCCCTTCCATATTATCAATGCCGACGTCACTATCATACCTACAACCACCAATTAAAAAAGGTAAACGCCCTTTATTCATCATATCAAGACAACAACAATGTACCATCATATCCAAAAACAATGTATCACGATCTAGAATTCAAACGCAGATATGGGAACGAACCGAGGGTGACGGCCTGAGTGAGAAGCTGACGGATCTTGATTGATTTGATGGAATCCATTGTTTCTCCGATCCAACCCATGATTGATTCTTCTTTCCCTTCCCTTCCCTTCCCTTCAAATGTTGAGTCGAAATGATTCAGATCCGCTGAAGAAGTTTCAGTTGAGAAGAAGGAAAcagattccttttttttttttggacaacggAAACAGATTCCTTTACGAGCGTTTTTGGAAGTAAATCGGTTTATATATCGGTTTACCATTGCAGTCAAACCGGTTTAGTTATTAAAAGTGTTTAGATCTTTCACTACTACCTTTATTGCAGTCAAACCggtttagttattaaaaatgtttagaTCTTTGACTATCTATACCTTTTTTTACCAAACCGGTTTGTCCGGACTTGAACTACTGTTTCTAAAGATCAAGCAGGATCTTGTGAAACATTATTACTGCTACCGTTCTTGAGGGAAATAAATCAGACAATTGTTTTTTACTTAAACAAATCTGGTTCAAATCAAAGTTTAAACATGATCAGCCTATGCAGAACATTCATTTCTCactcaatatttttgttgttgtatatattttgttttggccCATTTAAAGCCCATAACTGGGCCAGTATTATACGGGAAATCCGATACCTTGTGGAAAAGGTTAACCCTTTTCTAATTTTGGGCGTTACATCAAAATCATTGTAGAAAGTTGAAGAGCAATGACAAATATCCGATCTACTTGCAAAAAAATGGAACATTTTATCCAAAGATGGGACGTT is part of the Raphanus sativus cultivar WK10039 chromosome 5, ASM80110v3, whole genome shotgun sequence genome and harbors:
- the LOC108863110 gene encoding O-fucosyltransferase 13 isoform X1; this translates as MVSFPVKPLFVVVLTFSLLLAVILLSPSPQFVNTPISSASLLDFDIWSVKRLAEWRPCKWWLQAHLTPLPAKTNGYIRIDCFGGLNQMRRDLCDGVGIARILNATLVLPKFEVAAYWNESSGFGDVFDVDYFIQKMNGFIKVAKDLPADVASKEPFRVDCSKRKGQFDYRESILPLLLKHHYISLTPAMSQRRDRYPQYAKATLCQACYSALRLTSSLEKKALELLDAIPKPFLSLHLRFEPDMVAYSRCEYPNLSPSSLAAIKAAGLDKKPWTGDLAQSWRKRGKCPLTPNETALMFQSLRIPTATNIYLAAGDGLMEMEGFTSVYTKVFTKSALLNREDFTRMHGNTKAALDYYVSINSDAYVATYFGNMDKMVAAMRAYGGMHKTLFLSRKAFAELTSQGLEEEELKKGLLEVHKSDFESGRGSALPDCFCEFRL
- the LOC108863110 gene encoding O-fucosyltransferase 13 isoform X2 is translated as MRRDLCDGVGIARILNATLVLPKFEVAAYWNESSGFGDVFDVDYFIQKMNGFIKVAKDLPADVASKEPFRVDCSKRKGQFDYRESILPLLLKHHYISLTPAMSQRRDRYPQYAKATLCQACYSALRLTSSLEKKALELLDAIPKPFLSLHLRFEPDMVAYSRCEYPNLSPSSLAAIKAAGLDKKPWTGDLAQSWRKRGKCPLTPNETALMFQSLRIPTATNIYLAAGDGLMEMEGFTSVYTKVFTKSALLNREDFTRMHGNTKAALDYYVSINSDAYVATYFGNMDKMVAAMRAYGGMHKTLFLSRKAFAELTSQGLEEEELKKGLLEVHKSDFESGRGSALPDCFCEFRL
- the LOC108863112 gene encoding uncharacterized protein LOC108863112, with protein sequence MGWIGETMDSIKSIKIRQLLTQAVTLGMIVTSALIIWKGLMCVTGTESPVVVVLSGSMEPGFQRGDILFLTMTKEPIRTGEIVVFKIDGRDIPIVHRAIEVHERKTTGAVDVLTKGDNNEVDDIGLYADGQMWLHRHHIMGRAVAFLPYVGWVTIIMTEKPIIKYILIGALGLLVITSKD